In a single window of the Candidatus Tiamatella incendiivivens genome:
- a CDS encoding universal stress protein, giving the protein MYKNILVGIDGSPTSIKALEKAVEIAKKFDGKLYLVMAIPPIQDYVATMTPIIEGALTAIEENARNTLGEAKKIAAEKGATVEEVTVETGSAGHIVLNYAKKVNADLIVVGKRGKRSWLDKLVGSVASDIFKHAETDVLTVEYREEE; this is encoded by the coding sequence TTGTATAAGAACATTCTCGTAGGCATAGACGGGAGCCCCACATCCATAAAAGCCCTAGAGAAAGCAGTGGAAATAGCTAAGAAATTCGACGGCAAACTATACCTCGTAATGGCAATACCGCCAATCCAAGACTATGTAGCCACAATGACCCCCATAATCGAAGGTGCACTAACAGCCATAGAGGAAAACGCTAGGAACACACTAGGCGAAGCAAAGAAAATAGCAGCGGAGAAAGGAGCAACGGTAGAGGAAGTAACAGTTGAAACAGGCAGTGCAGGACACATCGTATTAAACTACGCGAAGAAAGTAAACGCAGACCTAATAGTAGTAGGGAAACGGGGAAAACGCAGCTGGCTCGACAAGCTAGTTGGAAGCGTAGCAAGCGACATATTCAAACACGCAGAAACAGACGTCCTAACAGTAGAATACAGGGAGGAAGAGTGA
- the mvk gene encoding mevalonate kinase, with translation MNNVKASAPGKIILFGEHFVVRGNHAIAGSIGLRAYVSSRVKKDWPLIIESRNLGMQARVYPDKGKLKVKTGHLDVFQPFVQILERLRETVKLEPAYITIDSEIPVSAGLGSSAASAAAYTASYGRLLGLNISREFLLRMSYEAEKVVHGKPSGIDNTIVVEGGVIVYRKEEGYRRIPVNINSGRLVIADTGVRRRTGDVVLEVLKLYDKHENVFEDIYKAAEAVVQESIPALENGDLQVVGELMNINQGLLYSIGVSNERIERLVHKARTAGALGAKLTGAGRGGAIIALTHTDNAEDIRSKLLENAPWSGTGVFGVEGVKIEGD, from the coding sequence ATGAACAATGTTAAAGCAAGTGCTCCCGGGAAAATAATACTATTCGGAGAACACTTCGTGGTCAGGGGAAACCACGCTATAGCAGGGAGCATAGGACTCCGCGCATACGTGAGCTCCCGGGTGAAGAAGGACTGGCCCCTCATCATAGAAAGCAGGAACCTAGGCATGCAAGCCAGAGTCTACCCCGACAAGGGGAAGCTCAAAGTAAAAACAGGTCACCTAGACGTCTTCCAACCATTCGTCCAAATACTCGAGAGACTAAGGGAAACAGTCAAACTCGAACCCGCATACATCACAATAGACTCTGAAATCCCCGTCTCAGCAGGCCTAGGATCCAGTGCGGCGAGCGCAGCTGCATACACAGCATCCTACGGTAGACTACTAGGACTAAACATAAGCAGGGAATTCCTCCTCCGAATGAGCTATGAAGCAGAGAAAGTAGTCCATGGAAAACCAAGCGGCATAGACAACACCATCGTAGTCGAGGGCGGAGTAATAGTATACAGGAAGGAAGAGGGTTACAGGAGAATACCAGTCAATATTAACAGTGGAAGACTCGTTATAGCAGACACAGGCGTCAGGAGGAGGACTGGTGACGTCGTCCTAGAAGTCCTGAAACTATACGATAAACATGAAAACGTCTTCGAAGACATATATAAGGCCGCTGAAGCAGTAGTCCAAGAATCAATCCCGGCACTCGAGAATGGGGATCTACAAGTAGTAGGGGAACTCATGAACATAAACCAAGGCCTACTATACTCCATCGGAGTATCGAACGAGAGAATAGAAAGACTAGTACACAAAGCAAGAACTGCGGGAGCACTAGGAGCAAAGCTCACAGGAGCAGGGCGCGGTGGGGCAATAATAGCACTAACACACACTGATAACGCTGAGGACATCCGCTCCAAACTACTGGAAAACGCTCCATGGAGCGGGACAGGAGTATTCGGTGTTGAAGGAGTTAAAATAGAGGGAGACTAA